One region of Bacteroidia bacterium genomic DNA includes:
- a CDS encoding M1 family metallopeptidase, with amino-acid sequence MEHAVRQCVSTEAKRSAECPDPCVSKGHAQKIKFTISHLSLSSFTTFVKMKHSSLLIGIVFSAVLSSLHAQNQKLMRTNESKFKQIHDLLPTPNEYRTASGAPGHKYWQQRADYHIKVQIDDENQTLSGSEWITYYNNSPDALDYLWIQLDQNIFSQHSIANQMKTASEFQALSFEAYRNLLYPKDPGLGYKITTVKIDKTNTKSPSNAKPAQYTIYDTMMRIDLPEPLKPNESIKIQIEWHNKINEVRKHGGRGGTEYFEKDGNYIYQMAQFYPRMCVYDDVNGWLHKSYLGRGEFSLEFGNFTLEVTVPADHIVAATGVLQNAKEVLTPVQFERYQKSQTVNEPIFIITPEEAQQNESSHAKTTKTWIFKAENVRDVAFASSRKFIWDGAVLNLNNHKVHCMSLYPKEAVVLWQKYSTHVVMHTIKVYSRHACQYPYPVCYSVNGAIGGMEYPMISFNGGGRAEPDGTYSERTKYGLISVIIHEVGHNFFPMIISSNERNWTWMDEGFNTFLQFLAEQEWEKGYPSSRGFPDLIAEYMKSPEQVPIMTDSESLVQFGNNAYGKTAAGLNILRETIMGRELFDFAFKTYCERWKFKHPTPADFFRTMEDASGVDLDWFWRAWFFTTDHVDISLETVEVYVVKPRDPQIAKEIQKEKDISAERKTNIVNQKEGGIKTYYTDQYGGKLKDFYNYYDKYKVYEIDKKEYLEYLKTLTPEEEALFNQKAYIYHLKFKDIGGVLMPLIVKINYKDGSSEIIKKPVQVWLKNEKEVTIEHVSFKEAVSFELDPNYETADVDRYNNYYPRKIQNFEFELFKQSQNNFQGDNLMRKYGSEVKQ; translated from the coding sequence ATGGAGCATGCCGTTAGGCAGTGCGTTAGCACCGAAGCGAAGCGCAGTGCGGAATGCCCCGACCCTTGCGTTAGCAAGGGGCACGCCCAAAAAATAAAATTTACAATATCTCATCTATCTTTGAGTAGTTTTACTACCTTTGTAAAGATGAAGCATAGTAGCCTTTTGATAGGGATAGTTTTCAGTGCAGTACTTAGCAGCTTGCATGCGCAAAACCAAAAATTGATGCGCACAAATGAGTCTAAATTCAAACAAATACATGATTTGCTGCCTACGCCTAATGAATATCGTACTGCATCAGGAGCACCTGGACATAAATACTGGCAACAACGTGCAGATTATCACATTAAAGTACAAATAGATGACGAAAATCAAACTCTATCGGGTTCAGAGTGGATAACCTATTACAACAATTCTCCTGATGCTTTGGACTACCTTTGGATTCAGCTAGACCAAAATATATTTAGCCAACACTCTATTGCTAATCAAATGAAAACGGCAAGTGAGTTTCAAGCACTCTCTTTTGAAGCGTACCGCAATCTGCTTTATCCAAAAGACCCAGGATTGGGATACAAAATTACCACAGTAAAGATAGATAAAACGAACACTAAAAGCCCTTCAAACGCTAAACCTGCTCAATATACTATCTACGACACAATGATGCGCATCGATTTACCTGAACCACTCAAACCTAATGAGAGTATTAAAATTCAAATAGAATGGCACAACAAGATTAACGAAGTTCGTAAGCACGGTGGAAGAGGAGGTACAGAGTACTTTGAAAAAGATGGCAATTATATCTATCAGATGGCACAGTTCTATCCCCGCATGTGCGTATACGATGACGTAAATGGTTGGCTTCATAAAAGCTATTTAGGTAGAGGAGAATTTAGTTTAGAATTTGGGAATTTTACCTTAGAGGTTACTGTACCTGCTGACCACATTGTAGCTGCTACAGGGGTGCTTCAAAACGCAAAAGAAGTACTTACACCTGTACAATTTGAGAGGTATCAGAAGTCGCAAACTGTAAACGAACCAATTTTCATCATTACTCCCGAAGAAGCTCAACAAAATGAAAGTTCTCATGCTAAGACTACTAAAACTTGGATATTCAAAGCAGAAAATGTTCGTGACGTTGCTTTTGCTAGTTCTCGCAAATTTATTTGGGATGGAGCTGTGTTGAATTTGAACAATCATAAAGTACACTGCATGTCTCTCTATCCCAAAGAAGCAGTAGTACTATGGCAGAAATACTCTACTCATGTAGTTATGCATACGATTAAGGTCTACTCTCGGCATGCTTGTCAATATCCGTATCCTGTGTGCTATTCTGTCAACGGTGCTATTGGGGGAATGGAGTATCCTATGATAAGCTTTAACGGAGGTGGAAGAGCTGAACCTGACGGCACTTACAGCGAACGGACTAAATACGGTCTAATTTCTGTGATTATTCATGAAGTAGGGCATAATTTCTTCCCGATGATCATTAGTTCAAATGAACGAAATTGGACTTGGATGGACGAAGGTTTTAATACGTTTTTACAATTTTTAGCAGAACAGGAGTGGGAAAAAGGTTACCCTTCCAGCAGAGGTTTTCCTGATTTGATTGCAGAATATATGAAGTCCCCAGAACAAGTACCGATTATGACGGATTCCGAGTCTTTGGTTCAATTTGGGAATAATGCTTATGGGAAAACAGCTGCGGGCTTAAACATTTTACGCGAAACGATTATGGGGCGTGAGCTTTTTGATTTTGCTTTTAAGACATATTGCGAAAGATGGAAGTTTAAGCATCCTACCCCTGCTGATTTTTTTAGAACAATGGAAGATGCTTCGGGAGTGGACTTAGATTGGTTTTGGCGAGCTTGGTTTTTTACCACAGATCACGTAGATATTAGCTTGGAAACTGTAGAGGTATATGTTGTTAAACCTAGGGATCCGCAAATAGCCAAAGAAATTCAAAAGGAAAAAGATATTAGTGCAGAAAGAAAGACGAATATAGTCAATCAAAAAGAAGGGGGTATCAAAACTTACTATACGGACCAATACGGGGGCAAACTCAAAGATTTTTACAATTACTATGATAAGTACAAAGTTTATGAGATAGATAAAAAAGAGTACTTAGAATACCTTAAAACTCTTACTCCCGAAGAAGAGGCACTATTTAACCAAAAGGCATACATTTATCATCTTAAATTCAAAGATATAGGAGGAGTTTTGATGCCGCTTATTGTTAAAATCAACTACAAAGATGGCAGTAGTGAGATTATTAAAAAACCTGTTCAGGTTTGGTTAAAAAACGAAAAAGAGGTTACTATTGAGCATGTATCTTTTAAGGAAGCTGTTTCGTTTGAGTTAGACCCTAACTATGAAACTGCTGACGTAGATAGATATAATAACTACTATCCTCGCAAAATTCAAAATTTTGAATTTGAATTATTCAAACAAAGTCAAAATAACTTTCAAGGGGACAATCTTATGCGTAAATATGGTAGTGAAGTGAAGCAGTAG
- a CDS encoding acetyl-CoA C-acyltransferase, translating to MREVYIVAAKRTAVGSFGGALSSLSATQLGAAAIKAAVNQAGIKPEEVQEVIMGNVMSAGVGQAPARQAAKFAGLPNSVICTTINKVCASGMKAIMVAAQNIMLGEADIMVAGGMESMTNVPYYLMQARNGYRLGHSELVDGLIKDGLWDVYNNFHMGNATEGCAKSQNITREDQDKFAIESYQRAQRAVNEGKFAAEITPIEIPQRNADPIIFDKDEEPFKVKYDKIPTLKPAFDKNGTITAANASKINDGASAVVLMSKEKAEALGVKPLAKIIAFADAERAPEEFPLAPVNATLKLLQKTGKKVEDIDLFEINEAFAAVAIAYMRNLNIPHEKTNIWGGAVSLGHPLGSSGSRICVTLIHALRDTGKKLGIAAICNGGGGGSAIMIEVL from the coding sequence AGCCAAACGTACAGCGGTAGGCAGCTTTGGCGGTGCTTTAAGCAGTTTAAGTGCTACTCAATTAGGTGCTGCGGCTATAAAAGCAGCAGTCAATCAAGCAGGAATTAAGCCTGAAGAGGTACAAGAAGTAATTATGGGTAACGTAATGAGCGCGGGGGTAGGTCAAGCACCTGCTCGCCAAGCTGCAAAATTTGCGGGGCTGCCCAATTCTGTAATTTGCACAACTATTAACAAAGTTTGTGCTTCAGGTATGAAAGCTATCATGGTAGCAGCACAAAACATTATGCTCGGCGAAGCTGATATCATGGTAGCTGGAGGAATGGAAAGCATGACAAATGTTCCTTATTACCTTATGCAAGCGCGCAACGGGTATCGTCTAGGGCACAGTGAACTGGTAGACGGACTTATCAAAGATGGTTTATGGGATGTGTACAATAACTTTCACATGGGTAATGCTACTGAAGGCTGCGCTAAAAGTCAAAACATTACCCGAGAAGACCAAGATAAATTTGCTATTGAATCCTATCAAAGAGCTCAAAGAGCAGTAAATGAAGGTAAATTTGCCGCTGAAATTACTCCTATTGAAATTCCCCAGCGCAACGCCGACCCTATCATCTTTGATAAAGATGAAGAACCTTTCAAAGTAAAATATGACAAAATTCCAACCTTAAAGCCTGCTTTTGACAAAAACGGTACAATTACCGCAGCGAATGCGTCAAAAATCAATGATGGGGCAAGTGCAGTAGTTTTGATGAGTAAAGAAAAGGCAGAAGCACTAGGCGTCAAACCGTTAGCGAAAATTATCGCTTTTGCCGATGCAGAGCGTGCTCCAGAAGAATTCCCTCTTGCACCTGTAAATGCAACTCTCAAATTACTCCAAAAAACAGGAAAAAAAGTTGAAGACATAGACTTATTTGAAATTAACGAAGCCTTTGCAGCAGTAGCTATTGCTTACATGAGAAACCTAAACATTCCTCACGAAAAAACAAATATATGGGGTGGAGCTGTGTCATTAGGTCATCCATTAGGAAGTTCAGGATCAAGAATATGTGTTACGCTTATTCACGCACTTAGAGATACGGGCAAAAAATTGGGTATTGCAGCTATCTGTAACGGCGGTGGAGGTGGCTCTGCTATCATGATAGAAGTACTCTAA